The Leptospira mtsangambouensis genomic sequence TCAATGTTGGTTTTTCTAATGTAGTATTTGTATCGAAAATTCTCACGATCCTTCAGGCGGATTCGGCAGGTGCCAAACGATTGCGCTCTGAGGCAAAATCGGAAAGTCGGCTCATCGATGCTACGAGTGGAAGAAAAACCCGTTCCGTCCTTGTTTTGGACTCCGGCCATATCCTTCTCTCAGCCATTCGCCCCGAAAGTTTGTCCAAAAGACTAGAATCAGGTGACAACCATATCGGTGAGGGAGAGGAGGAACAAGAAGATTGAACGTTCGTCCTAATTTGTATATTATCTCTTCCGTAGCTGGAGGTGGAAAGTCTACCATCATTGCTGCTCTCCTCAAAGAATTTCCTGATTTCTATTTTTCTGTTTCTTGTACCACAAGGGAACCAAGGCCAGGAGATGTGGAAGGCCAATCTTACTATTTTTTATCGACCAAAGAATTTCAAAAACGAATTGCAGCTGGCCAATTCTATGAATGGGCGGAAGTTCATGGAAATTATTATGGAACCCCAAAGGATCCGATTTTAGCGGCCATTCGTGACCATCGTGTTGCTCTTTTGGATTTGGATGTTCAAGGTGCCAAATCAGTGAAAGCCCTTCGGCCTGAGTCCGTTACCATCTTCATTGAACCACCGAGTCGTGAGATTTGGATTGAACGTTTGATCCGTAGAGGAACCGATTCCCAAACAAGTATCGAACGACGGATTGAAAATGGAATTCGGGAATTAGATGAAGCACCAAACTTTGATTATGTGGTTGTGAATGATCGATTGGAAGACGCCATTCGAGACGTCAAATCCATCTTGTTTGGAACCAAAAAACAAAACTAAAAAACTGATTCGGTATTGTTATTTCTTTTCAAACAAAAGATGTAACTTTCAAAATTTTAGACACCTTTTTTAAGGTTCGTCGTTATCCTCATCAATACTTTTACC encodes the following:
- a CDS encoding DUF370 domain-containing protein translates to MSSFPILNVGFSNVVFVSKILTILQADSAGAKRLRSEAKSESRLIDATSGRKTRSVLVLDSGHILLSAIRPESLSKRLESGDNHIGEGEEEQED
- a CDS encoding guanylate kinase, which gives rise to MNVRPNLYIISSVAGGGKSTIIAALLKEFPDFYFSVSCTTREPRPGDVEGQSYYFLSTKEFQKRIAAGQFYEWAEVHGNYYGTPKDPILAAIRDHRVALLDLDVQGAKSVKALRPESVTIFIEPPSREIWIERLIRRGTDSQTSIERRIENGIRELDEAPNFDYVVVNDRLEDAIRDVKSILFGTKKQN